Genomic window (Trichomycterus rosablanca isolate fTriRos1 chromosome 16, fTriRos1.hap1, whole genome shotgun sequence):
CACTAGCCACTGAAACAGTTTCTGTGCATCTTGGAATAGATTTCACTAACTCTCTGAAACTGTAGTGGAGAAATTGAACATTCCTAAATGTGTGTTTTGAAGATAATGGTAGAGAGCACTCTCTAACATATTGGTTTAACCTTAATAAGTGCTTGATTATGTTGAGATCTGGTAACTGGGTAGGCCATACCATCACAAAatcatttgtttaattttcaTTCTCATCAAAACCAAGGAGCACTTGTGCCTATTATGGGGACACACCAGTGGAGATCTTTACCTCTTGCTATCTTGATCCAAAATGAGAATCAACTGTGCCTGCTCAGCATTTTACACATGCCACAGAGTGTGGTAGAATGTTAAATGTTGtaactaatttattaattactttTATGATACAATACACCTGTCTGAATGCATCCTCACTGATAATGTTTTTTATACTATTTAGGATATTACTTTAATGGGTATGTGTTTAATGGGTATGtgttaatattacatttactgcatataAGTGAGAGTGAGCTCCAGAATTATTGAAATAATAAATTCTTTCATCTAACCATCTATGACTTAGACTGGAAACTGGTTTCCATGGTCagataagaagaagaagaagaagaagtcaACAAACGCTCAAAGTAATTTTACTTTAACAGAGCAGTGGTTATACAGAACATAATCTAATTCCAACTGTATAGTATGGATCTATTATATTTTCAAATGCTCTGGCAACTGTATAAGTATACATAGTATTATGGACTCTTCAAGAAATAAATGGAAATCTGGCTGCCTCTGTCTAAATACCAAACCTGGTTGGTAATTAAGCTTTAGCCCTGCTCAAGTCACCTGACCTTATTATTAGGTCAATTAGtccatatattttatgttatattGATATAATTTACCCCAAATGTTCTTTGATGAGGCTAACTGTATATGTTTAGCAACATGGTTTTATATTactgatttcttttttatttttatattttagttttttgtgcTGTGCCATGGCATGCTGCAACTTGCTCAGCTGTTGGTATCTGGCTATCTAAAAGGCTCCATATCAACCATAGAGAGAAGATATGGTTTGTCTAGCCAAAAGTCTGGAGTACTGGCTTCTTTTAATGAAGTAAGTAAAAATAGGTAACCAGGAAATGTGttctttattataaaaataattttagtaATATAAGTGTAACATTAGTATGTGTTATTCACATTTTTTGTCATCATATATTCTTTTACCTGATTTTACTTGTTTAACAACTGAAAGCTTTAAacattaatgttataaattagaTCCTCCTGCTGTCTAAAAGCAGTCTAGTCTGAACATGCACCTTCACATTATCAGCTTTAAAGACATGTCTTAGTTCGAAGCACATGTCATTGTAATTGCATCAATTTAAAATAAGAACAAGCTCAGCATCTGTTAATTAGCCAAAACCATGGAAGAGTCAAGATTAAGCTGAGTGATGGCATCAGTTAAAAGTGAAAACAGGTTGGACATCTTTTGGTAGGCTAAGAACATGAAGGGATGTCAAgattcaacatgtttttttaaatacattggtGCAGTAATCGTCATGCCAATCTGACGTAAAAGATGTGTCTCAATGTCTGCATGTGTACACATGCAGAGGTTCCATAAAGTGGTGATAACACTGACGATTATAAAAGGCATGCACAAAAGTGTTGAAGAAAATTGTACTGGCACTCTGCTGTTTATTCACCTACAGTATGTATCCATCTATTCATACTTATACAGTGCTACGAATTAATTTGAAAGACCTTGGTGTTCATTTATCCACAAAGAGAATTAGTCAGTCAAGTCACTGCAAAGGTCAAATAAAttatacatgtttaaaaaaagaaacgtaTCATTAAATTCCTATTAGAAATGTTAGTCAAGTACTTCAATAATTAGTTTAAGAAACTGGTGTGACTTTCTCAGGTAATTatggttattatattaaaataagcaAGATATTAAAAAAGTTAAAGATGATTAACAAATGTTTGCAAAAAAGTTAtgacaaaataaacataaaatggGCATTTTGTTGGGCATCTGATTAACCTAAGGGGAGCCTTCATTCTTCATTCTGAAAAGTACAGAAGAAATCAAATACATATAAATTTTagtatatacgagggttcttcaaaagagtttctgcactttttcatttattaagaatttcaaaaacaaatgacatcacttttctaaatagtcaccttctgatgcatttttcccagtgtcaTAACAACTTCCTAAtacaatcagcaaaaaatgtttgagcctgtagccactaatgcaccgctgccttcacatcatcatcacataaaaatcttctttcccttacaGCTTCTCATGTTCTCCTGAATAACTGTACATTTAGAAACCCAGTCCTTCTCCAAATAAAATTCCAAGTATGAAAAAGTGAAACTGTGTAGTTACTGCATGCCCTCATAGCAATCTTGATTGCACCATATGCTCACAACAGTCACAGATAGTCTTTGAGCAAGCTTTTTCAGAATTAGCTCAGATTGTTGTTTCTGGATGTCAAATAACATGCTGTGGATTGGTGGTATATATGTTTTAATTTTGTACTATAGTAGTTATAAAGACATAAGTTAACTGTAGTTTTAAATGTGGAGTAATTTTAGGCCAGAGTTTGTTCcagatttattttactgtatgaaCACATTATTTGGACCACCAATGTCTACTTGCTTGCTAGTTGAGAATTCCCCTTAGACTTGTATTGAGGTGTATTAGCATGGGCAACACCAATGCTGTGGTGACATTACTTATACAGAACAACAAAGGAAAGGGCtatatattttttccatttcagATTCCATTACAGCTAGCTTTAGCTACCTAACTTGTGCTGAAATTGCAGACCTAACCTTGTCATGGGTTGGTAAAGGAGGTGCTAGGTGTAACCCACAACTGCAATTATAAAGGGGTGAACCCAATTGCAGGATGCTTAATCATAGGCATGAGCAGAAAACACAATGGTGTTAGGGTTCAACTCATTCCCCTTGTGACCCAAACGTTCACTGAAGAGCCAGACAGGAAAGCATAGCAAACTAGCAGAAGGAAAAACATACAAAGCTAACATGCCACCCATGGACAAAACTTGAGAACAGAAAGGGTGCTTGGAGCAGCTTCAACACAAGAATGCAGTGTAGTTAAAAGAGAAGTGCCTTTTTTGGTCAACCTGCACCTTTGGCACGGCAGGTGGGCCAGTTACAAACCTATTAACTATGTCTGGTAAAATGTTTCCAACCTGTTGTGCAAACACTGAAATTGCCAGTCTTGGCTCCTGCTACTTGTTATCAGACTTCAAGATAAAGTGTTACCTTAAAACTGACATTGTTTAACCCCTGCTTACTGTAATGAAGTGTACAGAACATTCTTGTTTTTGTGCCTGCAGGTGggaaacacagttcttattgTGTTTGTGAGCTTTTTTGGAAGCCGAGTACACAGACCTAGGTGCATTGGGATTGGAGCAATTATTGCAAGTATGGCTGCATTTCTCATTGCGCTGCCCCACTTTTTTAGTGGAACGTATGAATTCACTGATAAGATAAGCAGTAAGTGACATTTCCAACCTATGTAACATTTCCCAGCCACACTACTTAAAGTTTAAGTCAAATGTTTATATACGCTAGTTTTATACATGAGTTTTAAAACTGCTTTTGGTGACTGactgaatgattaaaaaaacacGTGCTTCATTGTCCAAATTAGGTTACAAATGAgatttttcaaataaaaataatgttttttcacCATAATTAAAAACTGCTTCATATTCAACTCTAGTTTGATCTTTTGAGTTCATCCAAACTTGTTGGTTTATTGGCATGACTTTACAGAATGGTTCTTGATTGCAGGGTTACTGTCAGGACTTTTGAAAGGCCACCACTATGCTTGAAAGCAGattcagtgttgttgggtttaaatgcCTCACATTTTCTCCACCAaatgtacctttggtcattgtGACCAAACTTaatctttgtttcttttaactATAAAACCCTTCTCTAAACAGGCTTTTTGTCCATGTGATAAGCAACAAATTTGAACCAATACCAATTTTGGAGAGGAGGCTTCTTCTAATACGGCAGCCTTTAAGACCGTGGCAACTATAGACAGTGACacttgtgttccagcagcttcaaaTACATAACAAATctgttttggtggttcttggattatatTTGACCCTTCAGATACATTTTCACTCAGCATTAAATGCtgctacagttttttttttgtgatgttggcaaaaagaccacagcttaatccatgtactttgtacttACAGACAACTGTTTGTATAGATGATCTTGAAAACTAAAGTGAAAATGGTTTCAAGTGACAGTTTATGCTTGGATAAACATGTTCCACTTTCTTATGTTTTCTGTTGTACTTTTCTATAGTAATGCTTGTGGCTGTATCTAATGTTTGCTGTCAAACTATACCTAGTATATGGACACTAAAAAGGCACCAGTTTTGCAATCATAATCCCAAATATGGAATTAGAAGGCTATGCTATATATTAAAAAGACAATTAATAAAAACTGTTCTTTGTATAAATTTAGTCCATTTTTAAAAAACCCTAcaattgttctttttctttgtcaATGTGATCAGGAACAGACGTTAGTCAAACTTTAGGGTGTTAATTTAATCCAGTGGCTTATTCCTTACAATGAAGCCTTCAAGCCCCTGTAAGCACTTTAAAGATTGCTGGTTAACAATGTTCCaacaaatattaatttataGCAGATCATTTTTTCTTCTTGGATCATGTGAAATCAAATAGAAGTTACATCCCAGCATAAGAGTGCAGTTTGGGATTTCTTGGCAAAGACATTTCTTCTACTTTGCTGGCAAGTTATTCCTctttatatgggcacaaagaagtcaccagctgtagtcaaccATAACAGCAGGCAATGCCATAAAACTTTGAACCCCtcttaaatcctaataaattaaatgctgtatttatatatttaacccAACATATTTTGTCAAATTTGAAAAAGTTCTACATAAAGTTTGTGGTCCAATCATTCAATCAGAGAACAAGAACGgttgcagaaataaaaaataaatacatttatttaaagtgtatttaaacttttggtgttttttttaaaactttaatcagaatttgaatttcagtttaagGTTAATGAGTAATGACATTATGCTAAACTTGTATTTAAGTTTGAGCATCTCTGACTTGCTGTAATGTCTTTGATTAACAGGTACCATGGAGAAAGACTCTGGTCTTTGTAAGCCAGTGGGCATTAATCAGACATCATCCAACCAAACATGCCTAAAATATGAGGGACATGCCCACTATGCAGTGTTTCCCATCCTCCTTTTAGGCCAGCTATTGCTTGGTATTGGTGGGGTTCCTATTCAGCCCTTTGGTATTTCGTATATTGATGATTATGCAAACAAGAAGAATTCACCCTTCTATCTCGGTAGGAACTCATACATATGTGTACATAAGTATTTGTTTCAATTAAGAAGTAATATAGTACATAGTAATAGGTAACTGTTATCAAATACTTTTTTCCTGTAATACATTTGAGAAACAGATGACACCTAACAATCACATAACATTTACCAGTTTTATAACAATGTAGTTACTTAAAAAACTTATCACATCGGCAAAatgcttatttctttattttcaacAGGAATACTTTTTGCATTAACTGCGATTGGACCAGCATTTGGTTACCTAATGTCATCCTTCATGCTTCGTTTATATGTTGACTTTAACACAATGTCTTCAGGTAAAGTACACTTTTTCATGCAAACCCAAATTATGTATCATAACACACACTTTCAAACATTGCAAAGATTTTTGCCTCCCAATGTGTTGAGAATTCTGGGACATTACTCAGACAGTTTGCTGCCCAGTTTGCATAGCTTAGTATAAATACCCATATATTTAGAATTTGTACCTGAAGTATCTAGTAGCTGTTTAACATTTTACCTTACcatgtttttgttcattattatGCATAAATTCAATCAAACTATCTGTGTTTAGACGAAATTGTTCTGAAAAGAGGGGATCCCAGATGGGTCGGAGCTTGGTGGTTAGGTTTCCTTCTAGCTGGAACCTTCCTCTTCCTTACTTCCCTGCCATATTTGTTTTTCCCCAGAAGCATGACAACACAAGTAGGTCTGCAATATCACTTATTGTCAACAATTAGCCATGTGCACTAAATAGTCAAAAGAATATGGACACAACTTCTATGTAGTTGAATGGGTCTTTTTTCCACATTtccataaataacaaataaataaagtcaacCATACAGCCATGTCATCTCTGTAGACAAATATTGGTAGTGGAATGGGAAGAATATGACATATGATTCTATAGTCATAGATTCATAGCGAGGCACCTTTTTTAATGAAGTTCCTTTGCTGTTCTACCAGAACTGTGTCTTTGTACtcaaaagcaaggtccataaagatatCATTACAAGAAGAATTCTTGAGTGTGGAGCAGCTCTATTGGCATGCAAAGAGTCCCTAATTCTATGTTATTTGGATAAAATTGGAACGTTGATTGCAAGTTAGGCTTTCTCATCCAACTTCAGTGTCTGACAGTACAAAAGCTGGttagaatgggcacaaatttccacagacacatctTGTGGATGGCCTTCCAAATGTGTCAGAGCTGTTATACCTACAATATAGGGTGAGGGTAGCCTTGTTTTTGGAattgaatgtccaacaagctcaaagTCCAGCTGTTTGCATACTTTAGGCCACATAGTGTAAAGATCATTGTGATTTATTGCACTTTTGACACTGCTTATTGTCTCAATATCAAACAAGCAAGAGAAAGTAGGTCATGTAAGCTCTTGTGCATGTGCACAAAAAGTGAAAGCATTCAAAGAAATTCAAGAAAATGGAAGGTGGCCAAGCAGGAACACTATTGCTCAACAGGATGCCTGATTAAATGTCATGATAGCATCCCGAGAGACGCAGGCTCAGTGCTGGGAAGAGGGAAAGTTAGAAATGATGTACTGGATAAAGTGTGGCCcaaaactgaaaatgaaaatggttttatttagaatttttattaaatttatttttaattacaaatcATATATTCAGAATAACAGTTTGAGTTTAAAGTGAAAGCTTTATAAAATCTGTGAATttggttaaaaatgttattttcttTGTACAAGATCAGATTTGCCACCaaatcatggtatgggggtgcatcagtgctcaTTTCAtggtagtggtggtaaattcggtttaTTTTATGGACtcaggttaatctgagtcactcagtaatgtgatccggttcacttgagtcacttgagtcatctgtactgacatcttgattgcgattgatttactgcatgaaaatgcatccaaatatcacttgtcttccgtgcactcatcttctgtaaatcaATCCTGCTCTCTTAATTCTTTTGGCACATCACACTTCTcttatcagtgacaagttgacacttttttccaaGTGGAATCTAGATCAGGGGGGATAGGGACAAAGAGGGGGGAGAGGGGGTGGattcacctaccaatcagatgggtatattaattgGTCAAGGGTTTAAGGGGGacggtcaacaacaaattgccatggtaagttgacccagtcaggcagccacagtggcaccaaaacaaacagtcaataaattaccatgagggaagggctatgatactccttaagtggtaacagtactaaagtagcctgtaagcatttgcattttaataataatataactatattttgttgttgttttgcttacaagaaaatatgctgcattacaaATCTATACCTTGActactgatgataataataatagcatgtgcataaaatcagccacataacaaacaccGGTGTGTTTAACCACttatttattggaatatttaacttattacttagattcaaaTCACAGTCCACATTGTTTCCGGTGAGTCtactcactcgccttgtgtacttagcagcagccagtcagagtcATAGGATCCAGAGGTAATTGAGACCTctgactcgtgattcctgattcagtacgaagattcgaatcattaacccgggtgattcagaaaccgcccagctctatttCTCCTTGCATATGACtaaaggtaccattgatgcagaGGTGTATATAAGGATTTCAGAAAAATATATGCTGCTGTTAAGGTCCATGGTTGTTTTagcaatgccaggcctcattctgcactaGCTACAACAGTACATTtttttagagtgtgtgtgtgcttgattggcctgcctgcagttcaaaTCTGGCTCTTATTGAAAATATATAAGCATCAAGAAGGGAAGAATTGGTCAACAGCATCCAcaaactgttgagcagctaaaatAGAAAGAATGGGCAAAGATTCTACTTGCAAAACTTAAACAGTTAGTATCCTGATGTAACGTGGCGGCCACTGAATCCCTTCGGCAGTGAGTCACATTAAAAGTCGTGTCCTTCTGTGTTTCCATTTTGGCCGGTAGATGGGGCACAGAGGCGCTGATGATTAATGTGTCAGTTTCTCTTGCTTGACAATGCCTCATATTAATTTGCTACCAGTGGAagtttttctatatatcacATTTTTTTCCGTTCACATTTGCCAGTTCCTCTGTCTGACCATGATATCGGGATGCTTGTTCCGGTCTTGTTCTCCACTGGCGTGCAATGGCAGCACACTGATctctttctgggaactcaccCGGTGTTGTGGTGTTTTAGGATTCAtgatgttgatttttttttttagaaccaCCGATTTGTAATTTGATttactattaattaatttttgatACTTGATATTGTGTAATACTTTTTCTTGTTTTGCCTTTTCAGGAAAACTGTGAAGCCCCTGCAGAACCCAAAGTGGAGAAGCCAATAGAAAAGAAGGAAGCTCCACAAGACACTATGAGGGAACTTTCGCTTATCCAGTTCCTCAAAAGTGAGTTCAGCTGAAGGGAAAAGGATAGTGTACATGCTTTTAAACAGGGCAAACCACAAAACATGGTGACAGTAAAGCATATATTATTGCTAGATATTACATACAATACCATGCATAATTTCTGTATACAAAGATTGTCAGTAAAATGGTTGCTACTAAAGACCTTAGTGTTTTTAAAGTAGCCTTTTAATGGTATATGACCAGTCCAATGGGTTTGCCAGTTTCTTCAATTACTTCTCTTCAGCTGCCTAGGTCAACTGTTATCCAATCTAGGAGGAAGTGTTTATCAGTAGCCTCAAGGATtttgattttatacatttaattgTTCACACACGTCTGGCCATGTAGttcatgtttaatgtttattttgtaagtaTTAAATATAATGGAAGAAACTGGAAAATACATAGTGCCAAAACCACCTTGGTACAATCTACAACAAACATTTATTCTAGTTCAGGCTCTGCAATGCAATCTAACCCAATGCATGTAATTATTTTCTGGTGTGCTTTTTACAGAATTTCCACACATTCTGTTAAGAACGCTGAGGAACCCCATCTACCTTTTGGTGGTGCTGGCCCAGGTGAATCTGTCAGCCATGGTTGCTGGACTGGCCACATTTATGCCAAAATTCATTGAGAGACAGTTTTCACAAACAGCCTCATTCTCCAACATGATGATCGGTAAGATGATAAAGAAAATGCTTTATGATAGAAGCAGCTGTATTTAATACGTCTTGATAAAAGGAAACAAGGACATTTTTAGAAAATGATTTTCTTGATTTTAAACCTATCCAGTGATTTGGCACTGTGCTCTGGGTCATTATCTTTCTGAAAGAATAAACTTCCTCTTCAGTTAAAGCTTTCTGCCAGAGTTAAGCATGCCTTTTAATCTAAGATCAGTCTGTACAATGCACCGTTCATTGTCACTACAACATCTACCCATAACACAATGCTACCACTGACATGTATTGCAGTGGGAATAATTTTACCTGGCTGATGTACCTTGTCAGTTTTATATcataagactttttttttttaggaatgTAAGTGCTTTTTTTCAACTGGAACTGCAAGCTTGTATTTGGTTAGTACATGAATATCACCCTAGGTTGCAGTGAGTTGGCAGTTCAGTTAAAGTGACAGTAGACCAGCTAGAAGGGTACCCATTATAATGTCACAACTGATTCCAACTAAGTTTAGAGGGGTAGACTGAACTAGGCATTGTGGCtgtagcttttattttttttaaacttttctttCACTATACTGTGTTCTAGGTATATGTATACTGTACtttaaaattgtaaaatgttgtaaagaaTACTTTTTATAGGTTAAATGGTAAAGcttacaatatttaaaatgtaaaacaaatacaTTGGAATAGTGCAGGGTGCTGAATACTTTTTGTATAACTAAAATGCAAATTTAATCTGTGTTACctttaaatggttaaaaaacattttcataATCAGTTGAAGATTAGTTCAGAGTTAGGGCAGAGCTCTTCAGAAATGTAATGGACACAGCATCCCTGAGGTTTTCATGGACATTGTTCTTTAGAAAGAAAGTACCAATAAAAAACTATTAAGCACAAAGGATGTCAACAGTTTTAATGTCTGGTCTGTTTTGTCCTtgcaaaaaacaaagaaaagcaGGCAAAACAGCAAGTAAACCAGGGATCTTATTACATTTAGAACATGAACACTCAATTGTTGTGCcagggatttttaaataaacatctgAGCTCTTTTTTGTAAATTAGTAACCCGTAACCCGTAACAAAAAAATACCCATAGTCCATGTAAACAAAACTGTAATTGACATAGACTTATAgaaaaataaagtttataaGCACAGCAAAATGTAGATTTTGACAACTGAAAAGTGAAAGTCAGTCATCTCCAAAAGCCCCCTGAAACAATTCCAAAGGTCATATCAGCTCATGTCAAAACAATAACCTAGCAAAGCAAAACCAGATGTTGAATGCCTAACAGACATTGGAGAACAAATAATCTTTGTTAATGAGAGAACAATGTGAACCAAATCTGGTTTCacctaacaaaacatgcataaTTTAGCTAAATCTGATTAACACATACATCTGAAAATATAGAACTTTATTTCACTTAATTAGTCACAAATTAAATAGAGATAAATTTAGTTTTTAAGTGATGCTTTGGACATTTGCTGTTTTAAAGGTATGTGTTATTTCTTTGGTAAATCAACATGGTCATAGATCACTTATTTTGAATATGGTGAGGTATTTTTCTTAATTgtattgtgtaaatataaacaaatgtcaaATTGGATGCAACACTCCaaaaaaagaatacaaattGTTAAATACAAAAGTTTTGCAGGTGAATTGTTTGCCATTTTTTGGTTGATACAAGGCTTTAGCttctcaacagtccatggtCTCTTTTGTCTGATTGTCCTTCATAATGCACTCTACATTTTCAAGAGGAGACTAGACTGCAGACAGGCTAGTCAAACAAAGTGTAAACTGTAAGTATGCTCAGGTATCAGATTGGTAAAATTAGAATTTATGTTTTTCCCTCAGGTGGATTGAGCATCCCATCAGCCATGATAGGAATCATGGCCGGAGGTATGATCTTGCGCAGATTAAATCTGTCAGTTAAGGGCTCTGCGATCATGTGCTTCGGAGCTGTGCTAATGGCTCTCATCTTTGCCATGCCACTTCTTTTCCTTGGTTGTTCAACACAGAAGATTGCTGGAATCTACCCTGTCAATTATGGAAGGTAAAATGTCATGTACTGGATGTTATAATTTAAAACAACTTTTTCTCTCTGTGGTCTTGTGCTGTGTATAGATTTGTGGCagagctgtaattgctgcttcagctttacagtatttgcacTGAACAGTTCTAACTTGCCAGAGCTTTGACcagaaaacatgttgtaaagATGCTATTCTATGTTCAAAGTCCCACAGATTTAAGAACCATTCAGAGGGTAAAAGTAAAAGAATGATCTTTAATTTGTTCCTGCTGTGCTTAGTGCTTAGCATTACCaatgctgcttttgtttctTTGCTGTAACTAAAGCAGCTTTGTTTACCAGGGCTGTCTCACTTCCAAGTACATTCTTGTCCATTGTTTAATGAATGTGGTGCAAGCTGACAGTTTAACACATGTGCTGCTGTTTTTATGATTGTAATTTAGTTATCATAAAAATCTGCcttctatttacattgttattcgTATTTTCTTTTACCTCCTGGACTTAATGTAAATGAGATAATAAGTAACATGGGAGCAGATTCTGATAACTGAGACCTCTAATGACTTGATATTGGCATTGACtgttacaataaaacatgtatgTAAAAGTATTCCTTGCTATTTTTGTACAGCCTTAAAAACCATGAGGCTTGCAACTTGACATGTTCCTGTTCTGATGAAGCCTTCAAACCTGTGTGTGGTTCTAATGGCGTAGAGTTCCGCTCTCCCTGTCATGCAGGCTGCGGGACTGTACTCAACTCAGAAATGGTAAATTCTATAAAATTCTCTATAAAAGTCAACTGTAATTAACATGTGTACATTAATTGAATGTTTAGCTCTATTGCAGCAgtacaaaaagtatttagtaatacatttaaaatgatgaaTGGACTCTATCAGTGGTTGGTTTTGGAGTCCACCGGttgcaatattttttttaattggacaTAATTTGGAAAGGCCCAATTGATCTGTAAGGGCCAACAATGTCATGAAATCAATTGATCTTAAACATTGGAGAAGCCTGGCTGGCCAAATTAGGAATGACAGTAGGGCCTTTGTCAACAAGGTAGAAATGAACCCAATGATCACTTTAAAAGAGATACAAAAGTTCTATGCAGAGAAAGAGTATTACTTGGATgaacaaccatctctgcagaACTTGATGAATCGGGTCTTTATGGCTTAGTGGCAAACACAAGAACACATTTTCACTTAGTCATTATGGATGATTAAATGTAGATTGGTGGGTAAAAATGGCAGTTATactcattcaaaatcaaatttaCTGcacaataaaatgtacaaaaagttaGGAAGCCTGGAAAATGTTTTATGGTTTCTAGAAGTGGAAGAAGATCACCCTTTTCATCTACAACCACAGGCTCTAGTGCTAAGAAAACAAGCCAccactaaatgtaaacaaaattccAACATTGAACTGTTGCAGAACTGGATCTCATCCTCCTACGAAAATGGCCAGCAAAGCATTTACAAAATATGGTTTTATCTTCACTGAGATCATAAGCAAAC
Coding sequences:
- the slco2b1 gene encoding solute carrier organic anion transporter family member 2B1 isoform X1, yielding MGLFNNIKFFVLCHGMLQLAQLLVSGYLKGSISTIERRYGLSSQKSGVLASFNEVGNTVLIVFVSFFGSRVHRPRCIGIGAIIASMAAFLIALPHFFSGTYEFTDKISSTMEKDSGLCKPVGINQTSSNQTCLKYEGHAHYAVFPILLLGQLLLGIGGVPIQPFGISYIDDYANKKNSPFYLGILFALTAIGPAFGYLMSSFMLRLYVDFNTMSSDEIVLKRGDPRWVGAWWLGFLLAGTFLFLTSLPYLFFPRSMTTQENCEAPAEPKVEKPIEKKEAPQDTMRELSLIQFLKKFPHILLRTLRNPIYLLVVLAQVNLSAMVAGLATFMPKFIERQFSQTASFSNMMIGGLSIPSAMIGIMAGGMILRRLNLSVKGSAIMCFGAVLMALIFAMPLLFLGCSTQKIAGIYPVNYGSLKNHEACNLTCSCSDEAFKPVCGSNGVEFRSPCHAGCGTVLNSEMQNYTDCACVGSNGSPNYAVVGSCGNGCSHLIIPFMVLSSLTCFLASLCQTPSFMMILRTVKPEDKSFALGIQFMLFRVLAFLPAPVLYGTAIDSTCILWGSKCGKKTSCSYYDLDFFRQRFLGLQTFFVFGGLVFFFLSFLVLRKMASFQQKPADQMNNISLCEKEQERKDSKQHLIKLDEKNGKLGAV
- the slco2b1 gene encoding solute carrier organic anion transporter family member 2B1 isoform X2, with amino-acid sequence MGLFNNIKFFVLCHGMLQLAQLLVSGYLKGSISTIERRYGLSSQKSGVLASFNEVGNTVLIVFVSFFGSRVHRPRCIGIGAIIASMAAFLIALPHFFSGTYEFTDKISSTMEKDSGLCKPVGINQTSSNQTCLKYEGHAHYAVFPILLLGQLLLGIGGVPIQPFGISYIDDYANKKNSPFYLGILFALTAIGPAFGYLMSSFMLRLYVDFNTMSSDEIVLKRGDPRWVGAWWLGFLLAGTFLFLTSLPYLFFPRSMTTQENCEAPAEPKVEKPIEKKEAPQDTMRELSLIQFLKKFPHILLRTLRNPIYLLVVLAQVNLSAMVAGLATFMPKFIERQFSQTASFSNMMIGGLSIPSAMIGIMAGGMILRRLNLSVKGSAIMCFGAVLMALIFAMPLLFLGCSTQKIAGIYPVNYGSLKNHEACNLTCSCSDEAFKPVCGSNGVEFRSPCHAGCGTVLNSEMNYTDCACVGSNGSPNYAVVGSCGNGCSHLIIPFMVLSSLTCFLASLCQTPSFMMILRTVKPEDKSFALGIQFMLFRVLAFLPAPVLYGTAIDSTCILWGSKCGKKTSCSYYDLDFFRQRFLGLQTFFVFGGLVFFFLSFLVLRKMASFQQKPADQMNNISLCEKEQERKDSKQHLIKLDEKNGKLGAV